The Caldicellulosiruptor obsidiansis OB47 genome segment CAATAGCCCGTAAGTTTTAATAGACAGTGCCAGCTCTTCAATAAGCTTTTCATCAAAATTACTTCTTGGCTGATACGGATTTGGCAAAACCTTTTCAACCGGAATATCCTCAATAGAATACAATTCCTTTTCAATATCAGCCTTGTTTGTCTGGCGTATCAAAAGCGAAAACAATTTTTTCCCCTTCCTTTATATTACATTTATTAACTAAATCTATTTATTATATTCTATCCTCCTTTTAAAACTCCTTCTTTTTATTTCAATATTTTTCAGACATTTTCATGCAGAATATTACAAATTCTTATATTCTCAAAGTGGTTTTTTTATAATCTGCTTTGTATTTCTGGGGAAATTAGATGGTGTTTGTCGTATTTTTTTTATCATAACAATGCTTCTTTTCTCATCAGAAAATGGAAGTACAAATTTTTCTACGCGATAAATTTTCCCCCCCAGAAGTTCAACAGCATTTGAAGCTGAATTTATTTCATCCTCACACTCATACCCTTTTTGAGCCAAAAATACACCACCTGTTTTCAGTAGCGGCAGTGCATATTCACACAGGACATTTAAGCTGTCAACCGCTCGTGCAAACACAAAATCAAACCTTTCTCTGAATTCTTCTTTCTTACCCAAAACCTCTGCTCTTTCACAAACAACATTTACACTCGAAATTCCCAGCATCTTTACTGCCTCAGTCATGAAATTGCATTTTTTCTTGTTTGAGTCATTAAGAAACATATTCATGTTTGGCATTGCAATTTTTATGAAAATTCCTGGTGCACCAAACCCAGAACCAATATCAATGGCAACAGGGTTTTGGTTTGAGCATTCCTCTTCAACAAACTTAATCAAAGATAACGAGTCAGCAATATGCTTTAGAACAAACTCTTCTTCATCCTCTATAGCTGTAAGATTAAAAAGCTTGTTTTTTTCAAGTACAAAATTCATAAACTTAATAAAAAGTTGTTTAACAACCAGAGGATTTTTTATTCCATAATATTCTACTACTCTATCTAAAAGATCCATCTTGCAATTCCCCTCTTAAAATTAAGGTTTCCCAAGAACAAATCATTTTGTATCCCTTTTTACAGATTCAAGCCAGATAAGAAGAACAGAGATATCTGCGGGCGACACACCAGAAATTCTTGACGCTTGGCCAATTGAAGCTGGTCTTATTTGTGAGAGTTTTTGTTTTGCCTCTGTTGAAAGACCAAGTATTTGGCTATAGTCAACCCAGTCAGGTATCTTTTTATTTTCAAGTTTTTTGAACTGTTCAACCTGAGCAAGCTGTTTTTTGATATATCCTTCATATTTTATCTCAATCTCAACCTCATCTTTTACATACCATGGAAGGTCCGGTCTTGCAGGGTCAATATCTTTCAGGTCTTCATATGAAAGTTCGGGTCTTTTTAAAAGATCAGAAAGTTTAACACCTGTTGTAATAGGCGATGAACCTTTTCCCAGCAAAAGCTTATTTACTTTCTCGCTTGGTGCTATCACAGTATTTTTTACCCTGTTTATCTCATCTTCTATCATCTTTTTCTTTTGCAAAAACTTTTCGTACCTTTGCGAAGATACAAGGCCAATTTTATATCCTATCTCAGTAAGGCGCAGATCTGCGTTGTCCTGTCTTAAAATCAGTCTGTACTCGGCTCTTGATGTCATGATTCGGTATGGCTCGTTTGTCCCTTTTGTCACAAGGTCGTCTATCAACACTCCAATGTAAGCTTGTGACCTGTCCAAGACAAGCATTTCTTTACCCTTGACATACATTGCAGCGTTAATTCCGGCAATTATTCCCTGAGCAGCTGCTTCTTCATAGCCTGATGTTCCATTTATTTGACCTGCAGAAAAAAGACCTTTTATCTTCTTAAACTGTAGCGTAGGTTCAAGCTGAAGCGGGTTTATGCAGTCATACTCTATAGCATATGCTGGTCGCATTATCTTGACATTTTCAAGTCCTATCACACTTCTGTACATCTTGATCTGCACATCTTCGGGCAATGATGTTGACATCCCCTGAACATACATCTCATCAGTGTCAAGACCTGTAGGTTCAATAAACACCTGGTGTCTTGGCTTGTCTGCAAACCTCACAATTTTATCTTCAATCGAAGGACAGTATCGCGGTCCAACACCAGAAATAAGTCCTGTAAAAAGCGGTGCCCTGTGAAGGTTTTCCCTTATTATCCTATGAGTCTCTTCTGTAGTGTATGTCAGATAGCAAGGCACTTGCTCAATATTGAAACTATCTTCATTTTCAAACGAAAACGGCAAAGGTCTTAAATCTCCCGGCTGAATTTGCATCTTTGAAAAGTCCAAAGACTTTCTGTGAACACGCGCAGGTGTTCCTGTTTTGAACCTCATCATCTCAATGCCAAGCTTTTTGAGGTTTTCTGTGAGATACCTTGCTGGATGCATACCGTCCGGCCCACCATCGTAAACCGTCTCGCCTATGATAATCCTTCCACCAAGGAAAGTGCCTGTTGCAAGCACCACCGCTTTTGCCAGAAAAATTGCACCTGTTGTTATCTTTACACCCTTTACCCTTCCATCTCTAACTAAAACCTCGCACACCTCGCCCTGGCGAACATCAAGGTTTTCTTGACTTTCAAGCACTCTTTTCATATAGAGCCTGTAGCGGCTTCTATCACACTGGGCTCTTAAAGAATACACCGCAGGACCTTTTGCTCTATTTAAAATTCTTACCTGGATGGCTGTTGCATCAGCAGCTTTTCCCATCTCACCGCCAAGCGCGTCTATCTCACGTACCAAGTGCCCTTTGCCA includes the following:
- the rsmG gene encoding 16S rRNA (guanine(527)-N(7))-methyltransferase RsmG; protein product: MDLLDRVVEYYGIKNPLVVKQLFIKFMNFVLEKNKLFNLTAIEDEEEFVLKHIADSLSLIKFVEEECSNQNPVAIDIGSGFGAPGIFIKIAMPNMNMFLNDSNKKKCNFMTEAVKMLGISSVNVVCERAEVLGKKEEFRERFDFVFARAVDSLNVLCEYALPLLKTGGVFLAQKGYECEDEINSASNAVELLGGKIYRVEKFVLPFSDEKRSIVMIKKIRQTPSNFPRNTKQIIKKPL
- the mnmG gene encoding tRNA uridine-5-carboxymethylaminomethyl(34) synthesis enzyme MnmG, translating into MEFVAGEYDVAVVGAGHAGIEAALASARLGLKTIIFAINLDSIGNMPCNPSIGGTGKGHLVREIDALGGEMGKAADATAIQVRILNRAKGPAVYSLRAQCDRSRYRLYMKRVLESQENLDVRQGEVCEVLVRDGRVKGVKITTGAIFLAKAVVLATGTFLGGRIIIGETVYDGGPDGMHPARYLTENLKKLGIEMMRFKTGTPARVHRKSLDFSKMQIQPGDLRPLPFSFENEDSFNIEQVPCYLTYTTEETHRIIRENLHRAPLFTGLISGVGPRYCPSIEDKIVRFADKPRHQVFIEPTGLDTDEMYVQGMSTSLPEDVQIKMYRSVIGLENVKIMRPAYAIEYDCINPLQLEPTLQFKKIKGLFSAGQINGTSGYEEAAAQGIIAGINAAMYVKGKEMLVLDRSQAYIGVLIDDLVTKGTNEPYRIMTSRAEYRLILRQDNADLRLTEIGYKIGLVSSQRYEKFLQKKKMIEDEINRVKNTVIAPSEKVNKLLLGKGSSPITTGVKLSDLLKRPELSYEDLKDIDPARPDLPWYVKDEVEIEIKYEGYIKKQLAQVEQFKKLENKKIPDWVDYSQILGLSTEAKQKLSQIRPASIGQASRISGVSPADISVLLIWLESVKRDTK